The following proteins are co-located in the Chaetodon auriga isolate fChaAug3 chromosome 23, fChaAug3.hap1, whole genome shotgun sequence genome:
- the LOC143315692 gene encoding claudin-34-like, whose protein sequence is MTHLARTAHAQLSALWLSCIGWTLTAMALGFIQWRVWVVSDKEVISSGLAWVGIWRACFDSHDLVTPGFLVMHCQYISLTEAFTPPEIVAGQVLMLLSLLVGLFGNAGGVYALRNTYFGMQKRSAARLAFFTAGALCMLAAVMSLVPLMWNLNSVITNQTIKFPPEFKMPPAPDSQHVGGGIGVGIVGAVLMIVSGIIFCTYRSPVRSLRRQVHLDSPVQSGTGSGGRDNAAFESHEHL, encoded by the coding sequence ATGACCCACCTTGCTCGCACCGCCCATGCCCAGCTTAGCGCCCTGTGGCTGAGCTGCATAGGCTGGACACTCACCGCCATGGCCCTTGGATTCATCCAATGGAGAGTTTGGGTGGTGTCTGACAAGGAGGTCATCAGCTCAGGGCTGGCCTGGGTGGGCATCTGGCGGGCCTGCTTCGACAGCCATGACCTGGTGACCCCTGGCTTTCTGGTCATGCACTGCCAGTACATCAGCCTGACTGAGGCCTTCACTCCGCCGGAGATCGTGGCCGGTCAGGTTCTCATGCTCCTGTCTCTGCTCGTGGGGCTTTTTGGGAACGCTGGTGGGGTCTACGCCTTGAGGAACACCTACTTTGGGATGCAGAAGAGGTCAGCAGCCCGTCTGGCATTCTTCACCGCCGGTGCCCTGTGCATGTTGGCCGCCGTGATGTCACTCGTGCCTCTGATGTGGAACCTGAACTCCGTGATAACCAATCAGACCATAAAGTTCCCCCCTGAGTTTAAAATGCCCCCGGCTCCCGATTCTCAGCACGTCGGGGGCGGCATCGGGGTCGGGATAGTGGGCGCAGTCCTAATGATTGTCTCTGGGATTATTTTCTGCACCTACAGGTCACCAGTGAGGTCACTGAGAAGACAGGTGCACCTGGACTCACCTGTGCAGTCGGGGACAGGCTCCGGGGGGAGAGATAATGCAGCGTTTGAGTCTCATGAACACCTGTGA